A genomic window from Callospermophilus lateralis isolate mCalLat2 unplaced genomic scaffold, mCalLat2.hap1 Scaffold_237, whole genome shotgun sequence includes:
- the LOC143640420 gene encoding transport and Golgi organization protein 1 homolog, producing MPRNGFDPGCGPAHMNSSSRSSSPAKVTDEGKVNMAMKGPPPFSGVPFMGPPMGPPMGWPPPPPFWYGPPFQLGGPFGPRPIPAPFGPGMHPPIGFREYAPGVPPGQRDLPFDPRDFFQGPAPFRPLGSFGPREYFIPGAPLPPPTHGPQDYGPPPAAKDLMSSGFKDEPPPTPDSQSSEGCLQALKQGP from the exons ATGCCTAGAAATGGATTTG ACCCAGGATGTGGTCCAGCTCACATGAACAGCAGCTCCAGAAGTTCTTCTCCAGCTAAGGTGACGGATGAGGGCAAG GTTAATATGGCTATGAAAGGGCCCCCTCCTTTCTCAGGGGTACCCTTCATGGGCCCCCCTATGGGACCCCCGATGGGATGGCCTCCACCACCTCCCTTTTGGTATGGACCACCATTTCAGCTCGGTGGGCCTTTTGGGCCTCGGCCAATTCCTGCACCATTTG gtcCTGGTATGCATCcaccaataggcttcagagaatatgcaccaggtgttccacctggacaacgggatttgccttttgaccctcgtgatttttttcaaggacctgcaccatttagacctttaggctcatttggcccaagagagtacttcattcctggtgccccattaccacctccaactcatggtccccaagactatgggccaccacctgctgcaaaagacttaatgtcttcaggctttaaagatgaacctccacctacacccgattctcagagtagtgagggctgtttacaggccttaaaacagggcccataa